The following DNA comes from Vicia villosa cultivar HV-30 ecotype Madison, WI unplaced genomic scaffold, Vvil1.0 ctg.002791F_1_1, whole genome shotgun sequence.
actgctgtggacgtaaacaatcttaaagcgaatggctttaagtgtgatgcaagaatccttgaacaaggatggtccaagtaccttaatagattggttggtccaatttatcctgatcttgtgaaggatttctgggtacatgcaacggttaccccaacggccatcatttcattcgtgctagggcatgaagtggttatctctaaaaaactgatcaggaagctatacaatctgaatgatgaagaaggttggtctggttttcgatatacatctgttgattggtcgattgttgaaaaacaaatctctaagtcttctgggattgactcgaataacacaggaaccttgaggccattttatagagtatgggctgagattattctgggttctcttcaccacagaaaaaggatgctctcctcttcttacatcagtccagatcacaagtacactcttttctgcattggcaaaaagactgagatcaacatttctcacattctgtttgagaatctaaagacttcaatccttgagtcaagagaagaggaaagggcgaagtaccctcatctttcaagaacgactattccgtttggaagaatgatttcagacattcttactgaaagcaaagtgctggactccatcagaaaactcaatgcatcccatttgcttggagtagttcaaggtcccatttttaatggtgtggatttgttcagattagaactcattcaaaatgtaccttctgtgtgcccaagctttcctgacattctctcaagaagagttgctgttgaaggtttcgCCTCCTTgtttcaaaaagaactgcatcaggttgtcgagtcttacctggaagattgtgttaggaagcaatcagatattgatcctgcttggatccgtggcagagtacttccgtccaaggctgatcttctgaagaaggatcagaaggaactaaaggctaggctaaaaagaaaagcccgagaagatgaggctgagaaagccaagaagttgagggtcacctatgatcctgacaaggtggactctgaagaacgaagagataaaaggatcagagattcctttcgcagaaccagatcttcttcttctgtacaaatctccagacaggtttttactccacctccctctGTACCTAAACCacctttccaatcacctccatctgaaccaaaaataaacttcaccttaccaaatccttctccatcgtccctctcctctcccattctaaaccccacacctttaagtattcttcccccaactccttctgataaatctttctcaccaattccctttacaaatactccatcctcgtctcaatctatcttttctgatattccatcctcatcaatcattctctcagatatcccctcttcctcatccaccgcacctccaccttctatatcccatcccttacctaccagaaaatccaaaccttactgtcttctctatcctgactacaaattcaccttcaatccgcctgaacctgaaccctatacctacctggaacttttcagacatgaggtgattagcagtctagaccttctgaaggatgcatttctaaatggtctggatgatgtttctacaagaaatctctggagaagatttcgcaaggattttcaaatagaagcaatgggagtacagaaaagactagtggctgctgcccctggttaccctggttaccttctgaaggatgataatggtatatactaccatcctctcagaaattgtgttgctgccgaggagaagccctttgtggatgaaatggaacaattaagactggctgctgaaatggaagcaaatccatgcagggatatcgttatctttattcctgattatcctgttctgctcggagatttcaagaccctatttgactatctgagggaaaacccttcggagaaagacccaagcttggtcattccagaagttgttgacccaccagaagttgaaggtccttctgctcccaggaatctagctgccattcttcaggcacttgagaatggagactcggaaattcctgctgcagaatatggagatgcttctatgcaagaagcagatgctgaagatcatgttgctgaatcagatcccgTTGAGgacatccctgcaaatgatctatctatggaagctgcagatcaacatgtcatccctgtggatagaagctgtgaagcttcttctgatgaatcttctcgtcttgcaaggactctggaagaaattcagaagagacaagatgagcaaagctcactcaatgataagtataacgctttcatggtgaggcaagaaggacacaacgatgaggttaaagagatgctggccaagatcttgtcaaggctagggccatcttagatcgagtctgtgttgtttctttcttttcgttgcatctatctttgtgcatctgatcttacttatcttcatgtacttctgtacctgctgtatgaacttcaatgaaatcatcttcttcctccgtgtgtttcgttttgtctctgaatcttttttgctttttgatgatatgacaaaaagggggagaaatatgtgataaatgatttgatttaatcagttgcattttctaacaagaactgcaagttctatatggtttaagtgttttgcaggtataaagaagtgaagagaatcttcaaagcaaacacaagaagcaaaaccataagaagtgttattctgaaaagaataagctcatggaaactgaagcaagctgagtgctgtcaagcttcagaaagaagaatgaatcagaagcactgataatagaatttgatccatatttgtctatttgctctgacaaaattctatttgctctgatatatatggctctgatacatatcatgtgttttaatatacattttatgttctgactcgttcatgctgacttttgtcgtttagtttttgttctgtaacatttcaggatgtagagatgctctgatgatgctctggtacattcaacaatgttctgatacaaatctagcacgaagtgatgttggtagaaattcaagctctgaagctatccgagggaagcagaaatcagaagctgtgaatattccaaagatccagaaaactcaagttctgaagctgtcctaactggaagcagaaatcagaagctgtgaatgttctgaagatcaaagaaattcaagttctgaagctgtcctagatggaagcagaaatcagaagctgtgaatgttctgaagatcaaagaaattcaagttctgaagctgtcctagatggaagcaggaatcagaagctgtgagtgttctagggatctaaagaaattctagttctgaagctgtccaatggaagcagaagtcagaagctatgaattctctaaagacagaagcttatgtgatcgtctctaccgaaataatcagggaagtcttttattaaagttcttcgagtatttatttcagggggagattatttatctcagggggagattgttaatctcagggggagacatattcatatgcttatgctatagctgtgtaatttgtcttttgccgtctgctctttctgatcgcaaattcatatcatttatatatgtttttgtcatcatcaaaaagggggagattgttagaacaagatttgttctgatcaattatcttagttttgatgataacaataatatgaattttgcttaagataatatggtactctaatccaatgcaatttccttttcaggaaatatataaagagtacgcataattcagcgctcagaagctttgtctcaaagggttcagcatgcaacatcagaacatggtctggcaagacatcagaagatggtcgaagcagaatcagaacatgggtctatggaagcatcagaagaacatgagatcagaagcactgaagttctgatggtatcacgctcagaagcacttcaaggtcagaagatcagaagatgctatgcaccaagctgtttgactctgatgatattcaaacgttgtattcacaaacatcagatcagaaggaagtacaagtggcaggctacgctgactgacaaaaggaacgttaaaagctattaaaggctacgtcagtagacacagcgtgaacaaggctcgaggtagttgacaaaagcgtataacattaaatgcgatgctgtacggaacacgcaaagcattaaatgctctcaacggtcatcttctccaatgcctatatatatgaagttctgatgagaagcaaggttaacgatcctgaacaagattattcaaaaagacttgctgaaacgctgttaaactcaaagctcagaatcttcatcttcatcaaagctcactacattgctgttgtaatatattagtgagattaagcttaaacgttaagagaaatatcacagtttgtgattatagcttttaagaagcaattgtaatactcttagaattgattacattaagttgtaaggaactagagtgatcgtgtggatcagtatactctaggaagtcttagaggttatctaagcaggttgtaactagagtgatcgtgtggatcagaatactctagaaaagtcttagagggtatctaagcagttgttcctggagtgatcagtgtgtgatcagaagactctggaagacttagttgctgactaagtggaaaaccattgtaatccgtgcgattagtggattaaatcctcagttgaggtaaatcatctctgcgggggtggactggagtagtttagttaacaacgaaccaggataaaaataactgtgcaatttatttttatcgttcaagtttttaaagctacacttattcaaaccccccctttctaagtgtttttctatccttcaatttcaTCCACAATTTCAATAGTTGAAGCTAAAATAGCTCTACTTTGAAGGAAATCAGCTCTTCTGTAATTTTCAAGTAGTTTGGGATATGTACTTGTAACAATGGTTTCAATTGGGTCCACAAAATTTGTTAAAAGAAACTCAGGTGGAATAGGAATTTCAGCATATCCATTATTTGTTTCGGAGATCTTTCCATCTCCAACTTGTAAAATCCATTTTGAGAAACTTTTAATTTCTTCAACATTGTTAGAACTTGATCCCGAGACCAACCGCATATTTTTGGTTAGTGTTAGAACCTTGCAATGTTTCCAAAGATAAAAGGCATTTATGGTTGAATGCACAATATCAGACCTAGTTCCTCTTGGTACAACCGGTAGAATTTGCCGAAAATCACCACCAAATACTACAACCTTTCCTCCAAATATTTCCTTACATAGTTTATTTGGTTCCCCCATGATATCCTTGAGAGACTTGTCAAGTGCTTCAAAACACCACTTATTTTCCATTGGAGCCTCATCCCATATAATCAACTTGGTAATTTTCAACAACCCGACAAGGTCGTCTTTTTTATCAATGTTACATGTAGATGAATCAAGACATGATACTGGAATTTTGAATCTAGAATGGGCCGTTCTTCCTCCTGGTAGAAGTAGACTTGCAATACCACTTGATGCAACATTCAAAACAATGTCACGATTTGAACGTACGACTGCTGAAAGTGTGTTCCACATGAATGTTTTTCCAGTTCCCCCATAACCATATAAAAAACAAGACACCTCCATTTTGATCTATAACAGCTTGATTGATTTCGTTAAAAATCTTCAATTGTTCATCTAtatgaataaaacaaaaatagCATTAGTCAATGTACTCCAAACATAATAGTCTCTGTACAAACATATATTACCCAAAAATAGCATTAGTCTCTGTACAAAATTCTTTTTAATTTCGTTGGGTGTATACAAATTAATTGATTTACGTTCATGAATAAAAACTATATTAGCCCAAttgaataatatttgtataacttCTTTAAATTATAAGTCTTATTTAAGTTTGTTCTGTGTTTTTAATTTCTGTGTGTTTTCTGTTATTAATTTTAACAAGTGTTAACTATCGTACTCAATGACATAAACTTGGAAGCCTTGCAAACAAACAAATTTATGATATTGGATGGTTATAGCCCGTAGCCAAATTGGGCACTCGCGTGATTTATGATTTAGAATTGCAGCCTACAGTAGTGCTGCATCCTGAGCACATAATTTTTATAAAGTCTCCCCTAATCCTTAATTTTAATTGAGTATTTTAACAATAGAAAGTATTACTCGTAAAGGTATGAATTTAATTAAAGTTGAATTGATTAGCCAATAGGTATTTACATTGACTTATATTAATACTGTGTATCAATATTAATATGAATATATATCTTATTAATAGGGGTATCCAAATTTTATCAGCAATTATTGATATAGGTTGTACCTGTTAAGGACTGATGCAATTCTTGAAATTTGTTTGTCTCTGCTGCAACATCATATTGTCTTTCATCGTATATCAATCGATTCCCAAGAAAATCTATAACATAATCTTTTGGATATGGCATTGGCTTAAATTCATGTAAGCTCCTTCTATTTTTttgtaattgctttttaattttcAACAAAGTAAGTTGTTGGATTTCTTGAGTAGATAGAGACAACCCTGAATAAATATGATACTATTAGTAAAACGAACGTAGCGAAATGAACGCATTAGTTGGTGGATTTATTCAACACAGCATAATGAATGCAATACCTGGATTCATTCACAAAGTCCTTTGTTTGTATAGAATTCCATCCGACAGATATATCCAAGTGTTTCGCCAGACATGGTCAGGTCGATTCATTGAAGCTGATAACAACATAGTAACAAACAGTTTTCTTAGGAATATGCCTGAGCCCCAATTATatgcctcttttatttcttcaatGAACTCTTTGTCATTTTGTAGAAATCTCATTGCAAAGCAAGCCTCACGGAAAGTTTTATGTTTAACCCCTTCAACTGTTTTGAGATCATCATAACTTGTCGGTCCTTTCTTTACAATTAACAACATTCTCATATAATACAATTCTCCTATTGTGGGGGGCACCCAAATTAAACGTCCAATTGTGTAACCACGCTTCCTCGGTCTCCAACATCGTGTTTTTTTGACATACACAAATTTAGAGACAAATTGCCCATAAGTCAATAACTTGGCATCCTCATATTCGTTGTTTGCAACAAACCATGAAGTAAACATTGATTCAGTCACACTTGCTTTAAGTAGGACGTTTCCAATTTGTTCAGAATCTTTGTAGTACACTGAATTCTCTCCTTCCAAGTGAAAAAATAATCGTTCAGCAGCTGGTTTTCTTCCATGAATAGAATAGGCAAAAATTCTCCAACATGCTTCACTTGGAGACACATATCTACAATCAAGGAGAAAGTATATTTGGTTAAGTTTTGTATGTAAGATTCTCATTTTTTAATAGTATAGAAACTTTGTGGttcattaatttaattgaatttgtaTCTCCACATGCTAAAGTGAACAAGTAAAATCTAGTGGAACTCGCGCCATGAATAAATAtatgttataatatattttatcttgatatatatatattttataatatattttaattaatacaattaattatactattaattatattgattcaccttgattttaatttttttaataattattgaaatatttcagatatgcatctccgaagacacttcTCTCTCAAAAATAAAAGTTGATTTTGGAAATTTATCtctgaaaacactttttttatgTTTTCGATAATACATCTTCcaaatcacattttttttgtgttttcaaaagtgtacttccgaaatcaatttttttaaaaaaataataattttagagATACGCTTAACTTATTAACTTATTAGTTATCACTTTCAGATGATCGGGTATCTTATTAGCTATCATTAAATTATTGCCAGTTGCCACACCAATAATTTGTTTCCATTACGAAGAAGTCAATTAAGATACAGAACCATTTCTTCAATAATTTGTTATTATCATTAACTTATTAGTTATCACTTTCATATGGTCCGGATAACATAATAAAAAGATCTAGGAAAATGAAATAAAGTGGATTGAATAAAAATATTCACTCATTATTTATCTATCAAAAAATGTGTGAATTGATTTTTACATAAATAACTAGTCAGAGATCCGTGTTCCCGCACGGGTGAATTTTTTCTTGTGTAGTATTTTTGAACGATATGAATAATATGAATAAAAGGAACTATGAGCAATTTGCACATAAgcaaaatgtaaaataaataacatgtgagttggagaaaaaaaatgaaaatttaatgaatgcaaattaatttttttttaaaaatgcaaatttaaaataatttatttatttgaaaaatgaaaaat
Coding sequences within:
- the LOC131639816 gene encoding uncharacterized protein LOC131639816, whose amino-acid sequence is MRILHTKLNQIYFLLDCRYVSPSEACWRIFAYSIHGRKPAAERLFFHLEGENSVYYKDSEQIGNVLLKASVTESMFTSWFVANNEYEDAKLLTYGQFVSKFVYVKKTRCWRPRKRGYTIGRLIWVPPTIGELYYMRMLLIVKKGPTSYDDLKTVEGVKHKTFREACFAMRFLQNDKEFIEEIKEAYNWGSGIFLRKLFVTMLLSASMNRPDHVWRNTWIYLSDGILYKQRTL